In the Xylanivirga thermophila genome, ACCTGCACTGCCCCGCAGCTATCATACCCTCCGCCTGTTCTACCAGACAGGCAAGTTCGCTTTAGCGCTGCTGGATTTTCATAATTTTTATTTCGGCCTATAAACTCCATCCTATCACCTGTATAACATGCGATAGGCTTGTTTGAAGATAAAAACGCTATATTTCCTGCAAAATCCTGATTATATGCATTGGTAGCACATAATATGGAGTTTTGCCCATCCCACTGGGTAGTTATAAACTTACCTGTTTCCTCACGATTTACTCCAAGTACCCATTCAGCATAATAGGTAAGGCTAATACGCCTACGTACATTGGCAGTATTATTTAGGGATATGGATACAATCTTTACAGAATTGTTTATTGGTACAAACATAGTCTCATAGGCCTCTATACCATAGCTATATGATTGAAAAGACGAGTAACCCCATCCATATCTTACAACACAACTATCACCTGATGGGATCGGGTTAGGAGTTATAGTCCATATATCTCCAGTATACTCATCCCTCAAATATACTACCTCACCAGGAGTATCCAGTACAGCATCATTTGACCATGGAGTAAGTTTGTTTTGTCTGCTGTTTTTATGCCATGTATAACCTCCTCCAAGTTCAGTTGTCAAAAATCCGAATTCCTCATTTGCTATGATATTGCTCCAAGGTAGAGGGCATCTAATGTTTTGCTTCAATAACATTATATACTCCCTCCCATCCTTCGAAAATCCTCCTAAGCCGTTAAAGAATAATAAATCCGAGGGTTTAGGTAGATACCTTTTCTCTGTATACGCCCTAGCAGCATATATACTTGCAAGCCTTGAAGGGGTGAATACCTTGGGTAACAACTCATTAGCTCTAGTCATATTTAGTTGATCAGAAAGCCCACCTTCTCCACCATAAAATACTAAGCTAGCAAACGTCATTATAAGGGTTTTATCTTCATCAGAAATAATATTATCCTGTAAAACAAATACTCCTCCCCTTTTACCTTGCAATTCCCTTGCATGACTCACCGATACCATATCTATAATATTGTCCTGAACTGGCTGCTCATAGCTATTTCCATAGCTGTTTATAAACAAAAGATCCATCTCTATACCTTTTAATCTTAGATATTCATGGGCAGTTAGCAAACTTTTTACCAAATGCATATGCTCTATGCTACTAACTTCCATAACCACCAACGGTACATCTCCTGATATACCATACTTCCATAGGGCAGACTGTCCTTTTCTATTTTTTAATATATCTTCTTCCCTCAATCTTCGGGAAGGTGAAAAATAGAGTATATGAGCGGCCATGTCTTGATAAAAATTGGCCTCTTCTGCGTTCATATCAAGATAGCGCAGTTCAACTTGACTGTGAGTCCATGAAAGCTCTGCAGTCCTTGAAATGGTAGAAAAACTTTGATAGTTTTGGGCAAGGGCTAATGCACCTTCCCTGCTGTCTGCCATTCCAACTAAAAAGGCAAGTTTTACCGATTCACCCGGTAATACATCTAACCTGCATCTTAAACTCATTATAGGATCTAGCACGGCACCTACACTCCCTGAAAGGGGCTTACCTGCTTCCATAGCCAATGGATTTGATAAATCCCGTCCGCGTCCTATAAATTTTAACCTATCAGTTTCATATTGTACAGGCCCTATAGTAGATCTTTGAGATACCACCGTATGGACAGCCCATACTTCCTTCTGCTTTTTATCACGCGGTCGTCTTACGGCAAGCAACGCATTATTCTCCGGTATAAACTCCGTTTGAATAAATAGATTATTAAACGCAGGATGGGCAATATCAGCCTCCAAAGGGGATAATACTCCTTCCATATAACTAGTAACATCCAATACTCTGCTATGTTTTCCCTTGTTTGCAATAGTCATAGTTCTAATTTCTACATTATGCTCTGGAGATACGACTACCTCTGTACGTGTTTCTATACTTCCATCCCTTCTCGTAAATACCGCCTTATCCGATTCAAATAGCACTTTATATTCTTCAGGAAGCATATTACACGGCTGATAGGCAGCAGACCAAAAATTATTGGAATTTAAATTCTGTATATAAAAATACATACCAAAGTTATCCCTTGTTACATCTCCACGCCATCTATTTACAGCTACACCTTTGCAATAACTATAGCCACTACCGCTATTAGTCACCATGGTAGAATAACTACCATTTGAAAGAATAAGTACTTGAGGGACGGAAGTATGGGGAGTATTGTATTCCCTTACTGCCCTTATATCACGCATCTGCTTTTCGGATACCCTTGCTAGGTTCTCTATCTCATAATCCTTTATATATACTTCTCGCTGAGGCATCCTCTCCTGTAATAGCAGTTCCGTGGCCTTAACCATAGGTGAAGCATGAAATCGAGTCTGCATTATATTATCATTTAGAAAATTATCCAACGCCATAAGACTCATACCCAAATGATGCACCATAAAACTCTTTACAATCATACTCTTCTTTTTATGGGGCAATCTTGTAGGAGTATAGTCTATAGCTTCATACATACCATATTTACCATTAAGCCCTTCCTCTATCAATACATCTATGTTTTTTACCGCATAATGTGGTGCAACAGATAGAGCCATCAAGGTAGAATACGGTGATATTACTATATCGTTTATAAGCCCTCGTTTCATACCGAGCATTGGCACACCAAAGGCTTTATACTGATAATTAAACTGCATATCAAATGCATAAAACGCTGACTCCGATACACCCCAAGGCACCCGCCTTTGTTCACCATAGATCATCTGCGCCTTTATAACCGATTTATACGTTTCATCAAGGAGTGTATACTCATAATTTCTCATTATAAGGAGGGGCATAAGATATTCAAACATTGTCCCACTCCAAGATAAAAGAGAGCTTGATCCATCTATCAAAGTAAGTGTCCTGCCTAACTTAAACCAATGCTTCTGTGGAACATCTCCCTTTGCAATGGCAATAAAACTGGTTTGCCTAGCTTCTGAAGCTAACAGATCATAGTAACTGTTAGAGAGCTTTTGTTCCTCTGCATCATAGCCTATTGAAAATATCTCTAGTTCTTTATCATATAATACAGAGAAATCCATATCATTAAATAGGCTATCTATCTTTTCTATTAGATTCCTACATCTATGCATGCATCGTCTACAAGCAAAATATGATTTTGCAAGTGCCAATTCAATTCTTTGGAGCCAGTTAAGTGCCTCGTTAAATAAACTATCAACCTTGCCACACTTGTTTATATATGCAATAGCTTGGGATAATTTATCTAACATATTATTGTATTCGTCTAGAAGGCCTGCAATTGACATGGGACTGTCAAGCATATCTGCAAGCTCTTTCATAATACCTTTAATTTCTAAATATTTTTCATCCTCAACATCTATTAGTCCTGGCAAATGAAGGAGCAGATCTACCCATGGAAACAATTCCTCTATATCACGCCTATATACATCTATAATATCTTGTAAACGCCTATCGCTGATGCTTACATCTGATAATATACCAAACCACTTAGTAAGTGTAAGATCATGTAAATCTATTTCTTCTTCCAATTGAGCATAGATTGCCATCGTATCCTCAAATCCTAGAATATTATTTTGATTTATAATGGGTGTTTCCTGTAAATTAACTAGACCCTGCCTTGTCACTAACAGATAACAAGCTAAATTTCCGCTATCTACAGATGATACATATAGTGGTTTCATTGGTCTTAATGTTTGGGTATCATACCAGTTATATAAATGCCCATTCCATTTATCCATTTCTATTATGCTGTTTATAGTGCGCTCTAGCCGGCCTATCATCTCTAAAGTACCTATATAGCCTAAATCCCTAGCTGCCAGTGTAGAAGATAATAGAAATCCTATATTGGTCGGTGAAGTTCTATGGGCTACCCCTGCTGCTGGATCCTCCTGGTAATTGTCAGGCGGGAGCCAGTGATCTTCAGCTGTCACAAAATCTTCAAAATATCTCCATGTTTTTCTTGCTATTATGCGAAGCTGCTTTATTTGATCATCTGACAATTCAGGTAATCTGTTTTCCTTTGGACGGCTTATCAAGTATGCTACATATGGAGCTAATGCCCATATAATTGTGAATACACCTGCTAAAGCCAAATTAGTTTTTAACGTAATTAACATCCTCATAAAAAATAGAATAGCTATAGCAGTGGAAGGCCACATCTTTCGCCAAAAATCCTCTCTACTACCTTTAAATTTTTTTTCAGTATCTGCCGCAGTGACCCATTCTAGCATATTTCTATGGGTAAAGAATACCCTGCCTATAGTACGAAATATGGCATCACACATTAAATAAGTCTGATATGCCAAAAATATAAAAGAAAGAAGAACCTGCCATATTACATCCTTTCCACTTTGAATATATTGTTTTTTTGATAAAGCAGCTACCTTACCTATGGCATCCAATACCAACGGAAAAGCAAGTGTAATAACTGCCAGCCCTATCCATAATCCTAATCCCCCTGGAAGGTATAAAAATGCGAGCCATAGCAGTATAAATAGACTAGGATACAAAAGACTACGTCTTAAATTATCAAATATCTTCCACTTCGAAATTGCATTTATGGGATTTTCTAATACTTCTCCCCTTGCATTTTTTATTCTACGCCCTAGCCATGGAATAAGCTGCCAATCTCCCCTTACCCATCTATGCTGCCTCATAGAATAAGCTATATAATGAGATGGATATCCATCTATAAGCTCTATATCACTTATAAGGCCTGCCCTTATATATGAACCTTCAAGCAAATCATGACTTAATACCGTATTTTGAGGTATGGCATCACCTAAAACAATATTAAATGTTTCAACATCGTATATACCCTTGCCAGTAAATATTCCTTCTCCAAAGAAATCCTGATATACGTCTGAAACTGCAGTAGTATATGGATCTATACCGGTTTGACCAGAAAATGTCAATGAAAAAAATGACCTACTTGCACTATCTACCGCAACACCAATTCTGGGCTGCATAAGTCCATATCCATCTACTACCCTGGTACTGTTTTTATTAAGTATGGGT is a window encoding:
- a CDS encoding GH36-type glycosyl hydrolase domain-containing protein — translated: MLNIEELRTCARQMGRHHQIYKKGKTIKKVFDRIGNDQIALTEAYKTANIEFKKNGHMVPAGEWLIDNFYMIEEQIKEIQYILRSGGKGRLPVLTNGDFKMMPRVYAIACEIIDKTDGHVDEDIIFNFIDAYQKEQVLSNRELWSMPFMLKIALIKRISKISSKILETNKEWQKADIWADKFLSALEEPNAELYKIINQHDAYIKEISDCYGERLLKKLKVQGSKAVPIIKWLDGKVALQNTSMDEMIQQEHQRQTAYQISMGNAITSLRFLAGIKWEDIFEDLSAVEKILEQDPAGIYKSMDFISREYYRHQVEKLAETTGKSETDIATMALKLAQQGAEEKTDQDQRYMHIGYYLVDKGKNSIKTSLKNPAIIYIGGITGVFLLLMYIVLHLAYTLGDKPSAGIMILSAIVSVVPVLSITTLAINWVVNHIQTPRLLPRLELKDGIPEDFSTMVIIPTLLTNPHRVIELAEQMEVFYLANQEKNLYFALVGDFKDCKKGQCMPGDEKIVEAGIKAINELNARYGQDIFYFFHRDRQWNEAQSSWMGWERKRGALVEFNKLVKGDENTSYTTKIGNMEKLSSIKYIITLDADTQLPRDTAKKLIGAMAHPLNRPILNKNSTRVVDGYGLMQPRIGVAVDSASRSFFSLTFSGQTGIDPYTTAVSDVYQDFFGEGIFTGKGIYDVETFNIVLGDAIPQNTVLSHDLLEGSYIRAGLISDIELIDGYPSHYIAYSMRQHRWVRGDWQLIPWLGRRIKNARGEVLENPINAISKWKIFDNLRRSLLYPSLFILLWLAFLYLPGGLGLWIGLAVITLAFPLVLDAIGKVAALSKKQYIQSGKDVIWQVLLSFIFLAYQTYLMCDAIFRTIGRVFFTHRNMLEWVTAADTEKKFKGSREDFWRKMWPSTAIAILFFMRMLITLKTNLALAGVFTIIWALAPYVAYLISRPKENRLPELSDDQIKQLRIIARKTWRYFEDFVTAEDHWLPPDNYQEDPAAGVAHRTSPTNIGFLLSSTLAARDLGYIGTLEMIGRLERTINSIIEMDKWNGHLYNWYDTQTLRPMKPLYVSSVDSGNLACYLLVTRQGLVNLQETPIINQNNILGFEDTMAIYAQLEEEIDLHDLTLTKWFGILSDVSISDRRLQDIIDVYRRDIEELFPWVDLLLHLPGLIDVEDEKYLEIKGIMKELADMLDSPMSIAGLLDEYNNMLDKLSQAIAYINKCGKVDSLFNEALNWLQRIELALAKSYFACRRCMHRCRNLIEKIDSLFNDMDFSVLYDKELEIFSIGYDAEEQKLSNSYYDLLASEARQTSFIAIAKGDVPQKHWFKLGRTLTLIDGSSSLLSWSGTMFEYLMPLLIMRNYEYTLLDETYKSVIKAQMIYGEQRRVPWGVSESAFYAFDMQFNYQYKAFGVPMLGMKRGLINDIVISPYSTLMALSVAPHYAVKNIDVLIEEGLNGKYGMYEAIDYTPTRLPHKKKSMIVKSFMVHHLGMSLMALDNFLNDNIMQTRFHASPMVKATELLLQERMPQREVYIKDYEIENLARVSEKQMRDIRAVREYNTPHTSVPQVLILSNGSYSTMVTNSGSGYSYCKGVAVNRWRGDVTRDNFGMYFYIQNLNSNNFWSAAYQPCNMLPEEYKVLFESDKAVFTRRDGSIETRTEVVVSPEHNVEIRTMTIANKGKHSRVLDVTSYMEGVLSPLEADIAHPAFNNLFIQTEFIPENNALLAVRRPRDKKQKEVWAVHTVVSQRSTIGPVQYETDRLKFIGRGRDLSNPLAMEAGKPLSGSVGAVLDPIMSLRCRLDVLPGESVKLAFLVGMADSREGALALAQNYQSFSTISRTAELSWTHSQVELRYLDMNAEEANFYQDMAAHILYFSPSRRLREEDILKNRKGQSALWKYGISGDVPLVVMEVSSIEHMHLVKSLLTAHEYLRLKGIEMDLLFINSYGNSYEQPVQDNIIDMVSVSHARELQGKRGGVFVLQDNIISDEDKTLIMTFASLVFYGGEGGLSDQLNMTRANELLPKVFTPSRLASIYAARAYTEKRYLPKPSDLLFFNGLGGFSKDGREYIMLLKQNIRCPLPWSNIIANEEFGFLTTELGGGYTWHKNSRQNKLTPWSNDAVLDTPGEVVYLRDEYTGDIWTITPNPIPSGDSCVVRYGWGYSSFQSYSYGIEAYETMFVPINNSVKIVSISLNNTANVRRRISLTYYAEWVLGVNREETGKFITTQWDGQNSILCATNAYNQDFAGNIAFLSSNKPIACYTGDRMEFIGRNKNYENPAALKRTCLSGRTGGGYDSCGAVQVIVEIPPNSSERVVFMLGQEESMGGIKKIVDTYRDINKVDESLEHVKAFWQDKLGAISVSTPDSSMDIMLNGWLMYQTIVSRLWGRTSFYQAGGAYGFRDQLQDILAILYIDPDAARRQILLHASHQFTQGDVQHWWHSPFKGVRTRITDDRLFLPYVVAEYMEVTGDYDILNEEIAFLVDEPLRDDEHDRYSVPEISSAKATLYQHCLQAIDISLQFGDKGLPLMGGGDWNDGMDKVGIEGKGQSVWLGWFLYAVLNRFIPICYRVNDNANGERYQDTSKKLLEAVEKNAWDGGWYRRAYFDDGTPLGSEQNEECQIDSISQSWSVISGGGRSARVNEAMRSMEHYLVDRELGIIRLLTPPFEKSELEPGYIKGYVPGVRENGGQYTHAAMWAIWAFAKMGKGDKAERLFHMLNPINHTRTLMECNRYKVEPYVVAADVYSYPPNEGRGGWTWYTGSASWAYKVALEGILGFKKIEDKLIINPCIPSEWSKFSIVYRYGKSIYEIKVQNFNHVVYGVERIEVDGDVIDQDFIPLIDDGCSHEVNIVMGDS